In Herpetosiphon gulosus, the following are encoded in one genomic region:
- a CDS encoding D-sedoheptulose 7-phosphate isomerase — MADYSAYIEKSFREHIAMAERVLAEQSATINTMANVLIECYQQGHKAIFCGNGGSAADAQHLAAEFVGRYLIDRRPIPALALHTDTSTLTAVGNDYGYDQVFSRQVKAHMNPGDVLVCLTTSGNSVNVIKAAEVAHELGNPVLALLGGDGGKILPLCDHALVVPFKLPYLVQEISMVVGHLLCDLTEQALFAK, encoded by the coding sequence GTGGCTGATTACAGCGCCTATATTGAAAAAAGTTTTCGTGAACATATTGCGATGGCCGAGCGCGTCTTGGCCGAACAATCAGCAACGATTAATACTATGGCCAATGTGTTGATCGAATGTTATCAACAGGGCCACAAGGCTATTTTTTGTGGCAATGGTGGCAGCGCCGCCGATGCTCAACACTTGGCTGCCGAATTTGTCGGGCGCTATTTGATCGATCGCCGCCCAATTCCGGCCTTGGCCTTGCATACCGATACCTCAACCTTAACTGCCGTGGGTAACGATTATGGCTATGATCAAGTGTTTTCGCGCCAAGTCAAGGCCCACATGAACCCAGGCGATGTTTTGGTTTGTCTGACCACCAGCGGTAATTCGGTCAATGTGATCAAGGCCGCCGAAGTAGCACACGAGTTGGGCAACCCGGTTCTGGCCTTGCTTGGTGGCGATGGCGGCAAGATTTTGCCGTTGTGTGATCATGCCTTAGTCGTGCCATTCAAGTTGCCTTATTTGGTGCAGGAAATCTCGATGGTCGTCGGCCATTTGCTGTGCGACCTGACTGAACAAGCCTTGTTTGCCAAATAA
- a CDS encoding serine/threonine-protein kinase, which produces MLLQAGIELLGRYHIVRAIGQGGMSAVYAAFDRQLNTPVAIKHFRNHDPALHASLDREAQILARLQHPALPRVYDIRRDNDDAYLIMDLIEGETLGTLLTQRGSGFEPATVVAWAATLAEPLSYLHQQTPPVIHRDIKPHNVMRTPAGKLILLDFGLAKQWSTGQQSVIAYTLPYASLEQIQGTNTLDQRSDVYGFGATLYHLLTNREPVDALTRASAQIYANPDPLPLPSSLNNAVTPALDRVLMDSLALRADARPASIRTVVALLQAAQSATVSVPLVAANSAGQPTIRVDSQLPDGVSYATPRRFEPRPAPASTPAAPPRPRRSFFQQSPFEQANPGQWLVPQFEKRYEEPKPFSPLNNQQWMTTQQDSNSRMNAMLDDEELENPTQVMNVVFILIVLILLGAFSFLS; this is translated from the coding sequence ATGCTATTACAAGCAGGAATCGAATTGTTGGGGCGTTATCACATCGTGCGGGCGATTGGCCAAGGCGGTATGAGCGCCGTCTATGCAGCATTTGATCGCCAATTGAATACGCCTGTAGCGATCAAACACTTTCGCAATCATGATCCTGCTTTACATGCCAGCCTCGACCGCGAAGCCCAAATTTTAGCGCGGTTGCAACACCCCGCCTTGCCGCGCGTCTATGATATTCGCCGCGATAACGACGATGCCTATTTGATTATGGATTTGATCGAGGGCGAAACGCTTGGCACGTTGCTAACCCAACGCGGCAGCGGCTTCGAGCCTGCAACGGTGGTGGCGTGGGCAGCAACCTTGGCCGAGCCATTGAGTTACCTGCATCAACAAACGCCACCGGTGATTCACCGCGATATCAAGCCGCATAATGTGATGCGCACACCTGCTGGCAAATTGATTTTGCTCGATTTTGGCTTGGCCAAACAATGGTCAACTGGCCAGCAAAGCGTGATTGCCTATACCTTGCCCTATGCCTCGTTGGAGCAGATTCAGGGCACAAATACGCTTGATCAACGCAGTGATGTCTATGGATTTGGCGCAACGCTCTATCATTTATTGACCAATCGCGAGCCAGTTGATGCATTGACTCGTGCCAGCGCCCAAATTTATGCCAACCCTGACCCATTGCCCTTGCCAAGCAGTCTGAATAATGCAGTTACGCCAGCACTTGATCGGGTGCTCATGGATAGTTTGGCTCTACGCGCTGATGCTCGTCCAGCTAGCATTAGGACGGTCGTGGCGTTGTTGCAAGCAGCGCAATCAGCAACAGTAAGCGTGCCCTTGGTTGCGGCCAACAGTGCTGGGCAGCCAACAATTCGGGTTGATTCACAGTTGCCAGATGGGGTGAGTTATGCCACACCACGGCGCTTCGAGCCACGTCCGGCTCCGGCTTCAACTCCGGCAGCTCCGCCACGACCACGGCGCTCATTTTTCCAGCAAAGTCCTTTTGAACAGGCGAACCCTGGCCAATGGCTGGTTCCACAATTTGAGAAAAGATATGAGGAGCCTAAGCCATTTAGCCCACTCAATAATCAACAATGGATGACGACTCAACAAGATAGCAATAGTCGTATGAATGCAATGCTGGATGATGAGGAGCTTGAAAATCCAACCCAAGTGATGAATGTTGTGTTTATCTTGATTGTGCTGATTTTATTAGGGGCATTTAGTTTTCTCAGTTAG
- a CDS encoding serine/threonine-protein kinase, which translates to MSLGVGSVLLGRYQILRLIGQGGMGTVYAAFDQQLNHQVAIKYFRGQDAIFQSNLQREAQILARLRHPSLPRVYDLQRVGDAAFLIMDLIEGENLDSLLAQRGAAFEPDVVLAWAKALAPALSYLHHQTPPVIHRDIKPQNIIRTPEGQLILVDFGLAKQWASSNQSVVAYTLAYAALEQIQATSPVNQRSDVYSFAATLYHLLTNCEPADALTRASSLINGQPDPLVNPVNLNPAVSPAMAAVLVQAMALPANERPASIDQFIQQLQQGFYNQPSLSSAGQPTIVQRPAVATIALLEATKPALSAKQILQPQLPPQQITYQETTEMEDPLTRFLVFSILFVVGALLLLCLFAPNF; encoded by the coding sequence ATGAGTTTAGGGGTTGGTTCAGTTTTACTTGGGCGCTACCAAATTTTGCGCTTGATTGGTCAAGGTGGCATGGGCACGGTCTATGCCGCCTTCGATCAACAGCTTAATCATCAGGTTGCAATCAAATATTTTCGTGGGCAGGATGCCATATTTCAAAGCAATTTGCAGCGTGAAGCTCAAATTTTGGCACGGTTGCGCCACCCATCGTTGCCACGGGTCTACGATTTGCAGCGGGTTGGCGATGCTGCCTTTTTAATTATGGATTTGATCGAAGGTGAGAATCTTGATAGCCTATTAGCGCAACGTGGGGCGGCCTTTGAGCCAGATGTGGTGCTGGCGTGGGCCAAGGCACTTGCTCCAGCCCTCAGCTATTTGCATCATCAAACGCCGCCAGTCATTCATCGCGATATTAAACCACAAAATATTATTCGCACTCCCGAAGGCCAATTGATCTTGGTGGATTTTGGCTTGGCCAAACAATGGGCTTCTTCAAATCAAAGTGTCGTGGCCTACACCTTGGCGTACGCCGCCTTAGAGCAAATTCAAGCCACCAGTCCGGTCAATCAGCGCAGCGATGTCTATAGTTTTGCTGCAACGCTCTATCATTTGCTGACCAATTGCGAGCCAGCCGATGCACTCACCCGCGCTAGCAGCTTGATTAATGGTCAACCTGATCCGTTGGTCAATCCTGTGAATTTAAATCCAGCGGTTTCGCCTGCAATGGCAGCAGTTTTAGTCCAAGCCATGGCCTTGCCTGCAAATGAACGACCTGCCAGTATTGATCAATTTATCCAGCAATTACAACAAGGTTTCTACAATCAGCCAAGCCTGAGCAGCGCCGGCCAACCAACGATTGTCCAACGTCCAGCAGTTGCAACAATCGCTTTGCTGGAAGCCACCAAGCCTGCGCTTTCAGCAAAGCAAATCTTGCAACCACAACTACCGCCCCAACAGATCACCTATCAAGAAACCACTGAAATGGAAGATCCGTTGACGCGGTTTCTTGTATTTTCAATACTTTTTGTGGTTGGGGCATTACTGCTGCTGTGCTTATTTGCTCCAAACTTTTAA
- a CDS encoding glycosyltransferase, giving the protein MHILHVYKDYFPVLGGMENHIRVVAEGLAERGHQVTVAVSNTYPKTEIERRNGVAIIKAAQWLRKASTPISPMSLPLSWRVPADIIHLHHPFPPGDLLYWLRRGKAKLVITYQSDIVRQRRLLQLYRPLLTRTLNAADRIIAASPQYIQTSPWLAPHADKCRVIPLSVDTERFNQLDHAAIQSLREQVAAPMVLFVGRFRHYKGLHFLLEALPKIPNAKLVLVGIGPEEARLRDLAQRLDVGERIVWAGEVPDQALPNYYAAADVFVLPSHLRAEAFGIVQLEALAAGIPIVSTELGTGTSFVNAHSQTGFVVPPADPAALARAINVLLENPGLRAQFGANGRQRASSTFSPQRMLDQIEELYREIVS; this is encoded by the coding sequence ATGCACATTCTTCATGTTTATAAAGATTATTTTCCAGTGCTCGGTGGCATGGAAAATCATATTCGAGTTGTGGCTGAGGGCTTGGCTGAGCGCGGCCATCAAGTGACGGTGGCAGTCAGCAATACCTATCCCAAAACCGAGATCGAGCGCCGTAATGGTGTGGCGATCATCAAAGCAGCCCAATGGTTGCGCAAAGCCTCAACCCCAATTAGCCCGATGAGTTTGCCATTAAGTTGGCGCGTACCAGCCGATATTATTCATTTGCATCACCCCTTTCCGCCTGGCGATTTGCTGTATTGGCTGCGACGGGGCAAGGCCAAATTGGTGATTACCTATCAGAGCGATATTGTGCGCCAGCGCCGTTTGCTGCAACTCTATCGACCTTTGCTCACTCGCACATTAAATGCTGCCGATCGGATTATCGCCGCTAGCCCGCAGTATATTCAGACCTCGCCGTGGTTGGCTCCCCATGCCGACAAATGCCGCGTAATTCCGTTGAGCGTCGATACTGAGCGCTTCAATCAACTTGATCATGCGGCGATTCAGTCGTTGCGTGAGCAGGTTGCAGCACCCATGGTGTTGTTTGTTGGGCGCTTTCGCCACTACAAAGGCCTCCACTTTTTGCTCGAAGCCTTGCCGAAAATCCCCAACGCCAAATTGGTCTTGGTAGGCATTGGCCCTGAGGAAGCCCGTTTGCGCGATTTGGCGCAACGCTTGGATGTTGGCGAACGTATTGTATGGGCTGGCGAAGTCCCGGATCAAGCCTTACCAAATTACTATGCCGCTGCCGATGTATTTGTGCTACCATCCCATTTACGCGCAGAAGCATTTGGGATTGTGCAACTCGAAGCGTTAGCCGCTGGAATTCCAATTGTCAGCACTGAGTTGGGCACTGGCACAAGTTTTGTCAACGCCCACAGCCAAACTGGGTTTGTGGTGCCACCAGCCGATCCGGCGGCGCTGGCGCGGGCAATCAATGTGCTGTTGGAAAATCCAGGCTTGCGGGCGCAATTTGGGGCCAACGGTCGTCAACGCGCTAGCAGCACATTCAGCCCGCAACGCATGCTCGATCAGATTGAAGAACTTTATCGTGAGATTGTGAGTTAG
- a CDS encoding HAD family hydrolase, translating into MSQPAVFIDRDGTINVEVNYLHQPELVQLEQTVGQAIARLNQAGFLVLVVTNQSGIARGYYRAEDMHLVHQRISELLQPFKAHVDAWYYCPHHPEVTGECACRKPNLGMFEQAQAEFTIDLSRSWMIGDKLLDVQAGINLGVPAIMVATGYGAQHQHDLPEHAMLVANLNAAVDLIVQE; encoded by the coding sequence ATGAGCCAACCAGCCGTGTTTATTGATCGTGATGGTACGATCAACGTCGAAGTTAATTATCTACATCAGCCCGAATTGGTTCAGCTTGAGCAAACCGTTGGTCAAGCGATCGCCCGTTTGAATCAAGCTGGATTTTTGGTCTTGGTCGTGACCAATCAATCGGGAATTGCTCGGGGTTATTATCGCGCTGAAGATATGCATTTGGTGCATCAACGGATTAGCGAGTTGTTACAGCCCTTCAAGGCCCATGTTGATGCTTGGTATTATTGCCCGCATCATCCTGAGGTCACAGGTGAATGTGCCTGCCGCAAACCCAATTTGGGTATGTTCGAGCAAGCTCAAGCCGAATTCACGATCGATCTTAGCCGTTCATGGATGATTGGCGATAAGCTGCTTGATGTGCAAGCAGGCATCAATTTGGGTGTTCCCGCAATTATGGTGGCAACTGGCTACGGCGCACAGCACCAACACGATTTGCCTGAGCATGCTATGCTGGTAGCAAATCTTAATGCTGCTGTCGATTTGATTGTGCAGGAGTAA
- a CDS encoding YbjQ family protein: MISATFDLPGFRVVQNRGIVRGIVVRSRSVFGTIGASLQTLVGGNITIWSKLCEQARLEAFEIMSLHAAEIGANAIIAMRYDATEISAGVTEVLAYGSAVIVEPIR, translated from the coding sequence ATGATCTCGGCTACCTTCGATTTGCCAGGCTTTCGGGTTGTGCAAAATCGCGGGATTGTCCGCGGCATTGTGGTGCGTTCGCGCTCGGTTTTTGGCACAATTGGCGCATCATTGCAAACTTTGGTCGGCGGCAATATCACCATTTGGTCGAAGTTGTGCGAGCAAGCCCGGCTTGAAGCATTCGAAATTATGTCGTTGCATGCCGCCGAAATTGGGGCAAATGCGATTATTGCGATGCGCTACGATGCCACCGAAATTAGCGCTGGCGTAACCGAAGTGCTGGCCTATGGTAGTGCCGTCATTGTTGAACCAATTCGTTAA
- the rpoC gene encoding DNA-directed RNA polymerase subunit beta', protein MLEINEFNAIRISLASPEDILSWSHGEVTKPETINYRTLRPERDGLFCEKIFGPTRDWECYCGKYKRVRYKGIVCDKCGVEVTRSKVRRDRMGHIKLASPVSHIWFVKGTPSRLGLLLDISPRNLERVLYFASYIITDVDDLALGNVREQMKTDFGVRRKDLEEKIIEQRGEKATRLSKDLAAMDNAMEGTLERTHEQFARQRQEIEDEANTLREHLEELIGIDALADEDIVYRGTVLLEENEPVRERSLEQLEQLIDQEREKLEQRREYEIENVRLLADGERDQRQSVADAEQERLTTALIKQLEDLNKEEKDKLDRLDDIQLHRIISENEYRILRDLAPYTFKADMGAGAVRDIVSMVDLDELSNQMQAEVQSSSGQRRKKATKRLRVVEAFRKSGNRPEWMIMTVLPVIPPDLRPMVQLDGGRFATSDLNDLYRRVINRNNRLKRLMELNAPEIIVRNEKRMLQEAVDALIDNGRRGRPVSGKGKHRLKSLSDMLKGKQGRFRQNLLGKRVDYSGRSVIVVGPTLQLHQCGLPKKMALELFKPFVMRRLVDKGFAHNIKSAKRFVERVRPEVWDVLEEVIKDYLVLLNRAPSLHRLSIQAFEAKLIEGSAIQLHPLVCAAFNADFDGDQMAVHVPLSRKAQEEARRRMISTYNLLSPATGDPIITPSQDIVLGCFYLTQVRPGAKGGGKRFGSIDEALLAYTNGVVHIQAPVWIVIEDYILPGSDLREKELPSLDGVTPRVLIETSVGRIIFNNALRYQGEPKAGENGYRSPLHYRNFLVGKSGLKALIADCYRFHSQRENIIADVYQELIERFGPETSEESLLRFYASERTARLADRIKALGFKHATLGGMTFSASDVEVPDTKDAIVQETYKKVQDIEKMQRRGLITDDERYREVVSAWLDATNQIKVEVQRSLNPFGPVSMMSTSGARGNVEQIRQMAGMRGLTTDPTGRIIELPITANFREGLSVIEYFISTHGGRKGLADTALRTADAGYLTRRLVDVAQDVIVTIEDCGTTEGMWIRTSRDILASVEDRIIGRVTVAPVTNPVTGEVIFDTDSEILEDDGKHIANVLKSLDKEAQAEFGIYVRSVLTCNAGYGICRKCYGRNLATGKMVEIGEAVGIIAAQSIGEPGTQLTLRTFHTGGVATDTDITQGLPRVQEIFEARIPKGKAVLAQIAGRVQIVREEEGIRRLRIVSEEVYTDEQMLPKDYRVVVKNGDAVEIGNLLAESNVDGDGRAPLVAGLAGNVYVDDDRLVIQAKDIEEHEEVIAHAARLRVKDGDLVQVGQQMTEGSSDPQEMLQLRGREAVQEYLTNEAQKVYRSQGVGINDKHIEVIVRQMLRRVRIEEPGDTELLPGELVELNELNRINASIVSQGGDPALAVPVLLGITKASLSTDSFLSAASFQETTRVLTEAAVNGKIDYLRGLKENVVIGKLIPAGTGMEQRRKLAEEAALRVAQITSAPADRETPAATPAPAVMSEPKPAPPRSFDEALTAVSNIDSGNGPKDDLFAQAMARLQAEEGRKPTLSELLGTDADEENI, encoded by the coding sequence ATGCTCGAAATCAATGAATTCAATGCAATTCGTATCAGTCTCGCTTCACCAGAAGATATCCTGAGCTGGTCGCACGGTGAAGTAACCAAACCCGAGACGATTAATTATAGAACTCTGCGTCCTGAACGCGATGGCTTGTTCTGCGAAAAAATCTTCGGACCTACGCGCGATTGGGAATGTTACTGCGGGAAGTACAAACGTGTGCGTTATAAAGGCATTGTATGCGATAAATGTGGCGTAGAAGTCACGCGATCCAAAGTGCGACGCGATCGCATGGGTCATATCAAACTTGCCTCACCTGTATCGCATATTTGGTTTGTTAAAGGCACACCATCGCGTTTGGGTTTACTTTTAGATATTTCGCCACGTAATCTTGAGCGGGTGCTTTATTTTGCCTCGTATATTATCACCGATGTCGATGATCTGGCATTGGGCAATGTACGTGAGCAAATGAAGACCGACTTTGGCGTGCGGCGCAAAGATCTCGAAGAAAAAATTATTGAACAACGTGGCGAAAAGGCAACCCGTTTAAGCAAAGACCTTGCGGCGATGGATAATGCCATGGAAGGCACGTTGGAGCGCACCCACGAACAATTTGCGCGACAACGCCAAGAAATCGAAGATGAAGCCAACACCTTGCGTGAACACTTGGAAGAACTGATCGGCATCGACGCACTAGCCGATGAAGATATTGTGTATCGAGGCACAGTGCTGCTCGAAGAAAACGAGCCAGTGCGCGAACGCAGCTTGGAACAACTCGAACAACTGATCGATCAAGAGCGTGAAAAGCTCGAACAACGCCGCGAATACGAAATCGAAAACGTGCGCTTGTTGGCTGATGGCGAGCGTGATCAACGCCAATCGGTGGCCGACGCTGAACAAGAACGGCTAACCACAGCATTGATCAAACAGCTTGAAGATCTCAATAAAGAAGAAAAAGACAAGCTTGATCGCTTGGATGATATTCAATTGCACCGGATCATTTCGGAAAACGAATATCGAATTCTGCGTGATCTAGCGCCCTACACCTTCAAGGCCGATATGGGTGCTGGTGCGGTGCGCGACATCGTATCGATGGTTGATCTCGACGAATTGTCGAATCAAATGCAAGCCGAAGTCCAAAGCTCATCAGGCCAACGCCGCAAAAAAGCCACCAAACGGCTGCGCGTGGTTGAAGCATTCCGCAAGAGCGGCAATCGTCCTGAATGGATGATTATGACCGTCTTGCCAGTGATTCCACCCGATTTGCGCCCGATGGTCCAGCTTGATGGCGGTCGGTTTGCGACCTCCGACTTGAACGACCTGTATCGACGGGTGATCAACCGCAACAATCGTCTCAAGCGCTTGATGGAGTTGAACGCTCCTGAAATCATCGTGCGCAACGAAAAACGCATGTTGCAAGAAGCGGTTGATGCCTTGATCGACAACGGTCGCCGTGGCCGCCCAGTTAGTGGTAAAGGCAAGCATCGCCTCAAGAGCCTGAGCGATATGCTCAAAGGCAAGCAAGGCCGCTTCCGCCAAAACCTCTTGGGTAAGCGGGTTGACTACTCAGGCCGTTCGGTGATTGTGGTCGGGCCAACTCTGCAATTGCACCAATGTGGTTTGCCCAAGAAAATGGCCTTGGAATTGTTCAAGCCATTCGTCATGCGCCGCTTGGTCGATAAAGGCTTTGCCCATAACATCAAATCAGCCAAGCGCTTCGTTGAGCGGGTTCGTCCCGAAGTGTGGGATGTGCTCGAAGAAGTCATCAAAGACTACTTGGTATTGCTGAACCGTGCGCCTTCGCTGCACCGTTTGTCAATTCAAGCCTTTGAAGCCAAGTTGATTGAAGGCTCGGCAATTCAATTGCACCCCTTGGTGTGTGCCGCATTCAACGCCGACTTTGACGGCGACCAAATGGCCGTGCACGTACCGTTGTCGCGCAAAGCCCAAGAAGAAGCGCGTCGCCGCATGATTTCAACCTACAACCTATTGTCACCGGCAACTGGCGACCCAATTATTACGCCATCGCAAGACATCGTGTTGGGTTGTTTCTATCTGACCCAAGTTCGACCTGGGGCTAAGGGTGGCGGCAAGCGCTTTGGGTCAATTGACGAAGCCTTGTTGGCCTACACCAATGGTGTGGTGCATATTCAAGCGCCTGTTTGGATTGTGATCGAAGATTACATTCTGCCAGGCAGCGATTTGCGTGAAAAGGAATTGCCATCGTTAGATGGCGTTACGCCACGGGTTTTGATCGAAACCAGCGTTGGGCGGATCATCTTCAACAACGCCTTGCGCTATCAAGGTGAGCCAAAAGCTGGCGAAAACGGCTATCGCTCACCATTGCACTATCGCAACTTCTTGGTTGGTAAATCGGGCTTGAAAGCCTTGATCGCCGACTGTTATCGCTTCCACTCACAGCGTGAGAACATCATTGCCGATGTGTATCAAGAATTAATTGAACGCTTTGGCCCTGAAACCTCGGAAGAATCGCTGTTGCGCTTCTATGCCTCAGAACGAACGGCGCGTTTGGCCGACCGGATCAAGGCTTTGGGCTTCAAGCACGCCACCTTGGGCGGGATGACCTTCTCGGCTTCGGACGTAGAAGTGCCTGATACCAAAGATGCAATTGTGCAAGAAACCTACAAGAAGGTGCAAGACATCGAAAAGATGCAACGTCGTGGTTTGATCACTGACGACGAGCGCTATCGTGAAGTGGTTTCGGCGTGGCTCGATGCTACCAACCAAATCAAGGTTGAAGTCCAACGCTCATTGAATCCATTCGGGCCAGTTTCGATGATGTCAACCTCGGGTGCGCGTGGTAACGTCGAGCAAATTCGCCAGATGGCGGGGATGCGGGGCTTGACCACCGACCCAACCGGACGGATTATCGAATTGCCGATTACCGCCAACTTCCGCGAAGGCTTGAGCGTTATCGAGTACTTCATCTCGACCCACGGTGGTCGGAAAGGTTTGGCTGACACCGCCTTGCGGACAGCCGACGCTGGTTATTTGACCCGCCGTTTGGTGGACGTGGCCCAAGATGTGATCGTGACGATCGAAGATTGTGGCACAACCGAAGGTATGTGGATTCGCACCAGCCGCGATATTTTGGCCTCGGTTGAGGATCGGATTATTGGTCGCGTGACGGTGGCTCCGGTCACTAATCCAGTCACTGGCGAAGTAATTTTCGATACCGATAGCGAAATCTTAGAAGACGATGGCAAACACATTGCCAATGTGCTGAAATCGTTGGATAAAGAAGCGCAGGCTGAATTTGGCATCTATGTCCGTTCAGTATTGACCTGTAACGCTGGATATGGCATTTGTCGCAAGTGCTATGGCCGCAACCTTGCCACAGGCAAGATGGTCGAAATTGGCGAAGCTGTCGGGATTATCGCAGCTCAATCGATTGGTGAGCCAGGAACGCAGCTGACCCTGCGGACATTCCACACTGGTGGTGTGGCAACCGATACCGACATCACCCAAGGTTTGCCACGGGTGCAAGAAATCTTCGAAGCGCGGATTCCGAAAGGGAAAGCGGTACTGGCCCAGATTGCTGGCCGCGTCCAGATTGTGCGCGAAGAAGAAGGCATTCGGCGCTTGCGCATCGTCTCTGAGGAAGTCTATACCGACGAGCAAATGCTTCCCAAAGATTACCGCGTGGTGGTCAAAAATGGTGATGCTGTCGAAATTGGCAACCTCTTGGCCGAAAGCAATGTTGATGGTGATGGTCGTGCCCCATTGGTCGCAGGCTTAGCTGGCAACGTTTATGTTGACGATGATCGCTTGGTGATTCAAGCCAAAGACATCGAAGAACATGAAGAAGTGATTGCCCACGCTGCCCGTTTGCGGGTCAAAGATGGCGATTTGGTGCAAGTTGGCCAGCAAATGACCGAAGGCTCGTCTGATCCCCAAGAAATGCTGCAATTGCGTGGTCGCGAAGCAGTCCAAGAATACCTGACCAACGAAGCCCAAAAGGTCTATCGTTCGCAAGGTGTGGGGATCAACGATAAGCATATTGAAGTGATTGTGCGTCAAATGTTGCGTCGGGTACGCATCGAAGAGCCAGGTGATACCGAACTCTTGCCAGGCGAATTGGTCGAACTCAACGAACTCAATCGGATCAATGCTTCGATTGTGAGCCAAGGTGGTGACCCAGCGTTGGCAGTGCCAGTGCTCTTGGGGATCACCAAGGCCTCGTTGTCAACCGACTCGTTCTTGTCGGCGGCCTCGTTCCAAGAAACCACGCGTGTGTTGACCGAAGCAGCCGTCAACGGCAAAATCGACTACCTGCGTGGCTTGAAAGAAAATGTGGTTATCGGCAAGCTGATTCCAGCTGGTACGGGGATGGAGCAACGACGCAAATTGGCCGAAGAAGCCGCCTTGCGCGTCGCCCAAATCACCAGTGCACCAGCTGATCGCGAAACACCTGCGGCAACTCCAGCGCCAGCGGTGATGAGCGAACCCAAGCCAGCGCCACCACGTTCATTCGACGAAGCCTTAACTGCTGTCTCCAACATCGACAGCGGTAATGGGCCAAAGGATGACTTGTTTGCCCAAGCTATGGCGCGTTTGCAAGCTGAAGAAGGCCGCAAACCAACCTTGAGCGAACTCTTAGGCACTGACGCAGACGAAGAAAACATCTAA
- a CDS encoding LysM peptidoglycan-binding domain-containing protein: MADKEKKGLFGNLADQMKDAIEQSRESAEAKPTGPAPGNVIGQMMERLHDIQEKQEEAASSSVSNAVNVIKDAQEAAKEAREKAEAQSAATNNAVADALRQAQEAAKAQEAAKAEAAKAEAEKAAEQRYTVQGGDTLGKISARFYGDAAQWRRIYEANRAIIGNNPDVISVGQEFVIPDASTPLPAQRTYTVRPGDTMRAIAQRFYGDEMQWKRIYQANRDRIPNPDVIHVGQEFIIPE, from the coding sequence ATGGCCGATAAGGAAAAGAAGGGTTTGTTTGGTAATTTGGCTGATCAAATGAAGGATGCAATTGAGCAAAGCCGCGAAAGTGCCGAAGCTAAGCCCACTGGCCCAGCCCCTGGTAACGTGATTGGCCAAATGATGGAGCGCTTGCACGATATTCAAGAGAAGCAGGAAGAAGCGGCCTCGTCATCAGTATCCAACGCAGTGAATGTGATCAAAGATGCTCAAGAGGCGGCCAAAGAAGCCCGCGAAAAGGCCGAAGCTCAATCGGCTGCGACCAACAATGCGGTTGCTGATGCACTGCGTCAAGCTCAAGAAGCTGCTAAAGCCCAAGAAGCTGCCAAAGCTGAGGCTGCCAAAGCCGAAGCCGAAAAAGCTGCTGAACAACGCTACACGGTTCAAGGTGGCGATACCTTGGGCAAAATTTCAGCCCGCTTCTATGGCGATGCTGCTCAATGGCGACGAATTTATGAAGCCAATCGGGCGATCATCGGCAATAATCCCGATGTGATTAGCGTTGGTCAAGAATTTGTGATTCCCGATGCAAGCACACCACTGCCAGCCCAACGAACGTATACTGTGCGACCAGGCGATACCATGCGAGCAATTGCCCAGCGCTTTTATGGCGATGAAATGCAATGGAAACGGATTTATCAAGCCAATCGCGACCGCATCCCCAACCCCGATGTGATTCACGTCGGCCAAGAATTTATCATCCCCGAATAG